GATCTAAGGAAGTGCTCGAAGTAGGAGGACTTGACTTACCTGTGATAAAAGATCCCTTTGGAGTGCCTTACATTCCGGGATCATCATTGCGCGGAAAAATAAGATCACTCCTTGAGCTTCATAGAGGCAGAGGAAAATTTGAAATAGAAGGAGAGAGCTTTTACAATATCGAGGAATTTTTTAAGAAGTATAACCAACTTATCGCTTCTGGAGAAAGGCCCGAATTCAAGGGTGGCCCATGTTGCTGTGGAGAATGCGAGATTTGCAAGCTTTTTGGTGTACCTGCGAATGAAAATAAACTTCCGCTTAATCCAACAAGATTAGCCGTAAGGGATGCTTTTCTTGACAAGGATCACTGGAATGGGTATTTCAAGGAAGCTGATATCCTTGGAGGGGCTTACACCGAGGTGAAATACGAGAACTCCATAGATAGGCTTACCTCTGCCGCGAATCCGCGTCAGGTGGAGAGGGTGCCTGCTGGGGCTCGGTTTGATTTTGAGATGAGCTTGAAGCT
This genomic interval from Synergistota bacterium contains the following:
- the csm3 gene encoding type III-A CRISPR-associated RAMP protein Csm3, which translates into the protein MGRILINGRLKARTGLRIGGSKEVLEVGGLDLPVIKDPFGVPYIPGSSLRGKIRSLLELHRGRGKFEIEGESFYNIEEFFKKYNQLIASGERPEFKGGPCCCGECEICKLFGVPANENKLPLNPTRLAVRDAFLDKDHWNGYFKEADILGGAYTEVKYENSIDRLTSAANPRQVERVPAGARFDFEMSLKLLDESDVDLLKTLFEGMKLLEDDYLGGHGSRGYGAVKFENISIRFRGRDYYEGEGEEEEVDKAEDLSKVNLKNIIDKVKS